A single genomic interval of Cydia strobilella chromosome 3, ilCydStro3.1, whole genome shotgun sequence harbors:
- the LOC134756286 gene encoding gamma-interferon-inducible-lysosomal thiol reductase-like gives MSPYLKLLFYLSGISFAVSFEIDHSNPDVVEHYSNSQIVKTEKVDLRVYYDCWCGGCVYFHIKQLDPTYKKMESYIDLKTYPYGLTSRYKNHGKVSFACPHGPNECYGNKLHACAIDILKNVSQSEFYNSCMMNATWGGKGSTDKDAINCGKLMKIDSKPIIECANSERGDALLEYYGIETDKVTNPRNKYMPFILMNGKEYSTDKDLMKTICQTLANPPPQCK, from the exons AAATTGATCACAGCAATCCTGATGTCGTCGAACATTATAGTAACTCTCAG ATagtaaaaactgaaaaagttgATCTGAGAGTGTATTACGATTGTTGGTGCGGTGGCTGCGTCTACTTTCATATAAAACAGCTTGACCCAACTTATAAGAAAATGGAATCTTACATAGATCTCAAAACTTATCCTTATGGATTAACTTCG AGGTACAAAAATCATGGGAAGGTTTCTTTTGCCTGCCCGCATGGCCCAAATGAGTGTTACGGGAACAAGCTGCACGCATGCGCTATCGACATACTGAAGAACGTCTCCCAGTCAGAATTCTACAACTCCTGCATGATGAATGCTACTTGGGGAGGCAAAGGCTCAACTGATAAAGACGCTATCAAT TGCggaaaattaatgaaaatagacTCGAAGCCTATCATTGAGTGTGCTAATAGTGAAAGAGGCGATGCTCTACTGGAATATTACGGTATAGAAACTGACAAGGTGACAAACCCAAGGAATAAGTACATGCCTTTTATATTGATGAACGGAAAGGAGTACAGTACAGACAAGGATCTAATGAAGACAATCTGCCAAACATTGGCTAACCCGCCACCAcagtgcaaataa
- the LOC134756288 gene encoding gamma-interferon-inducible lysosomal thiol reductase-like, with translation MLSYSKCLFCLLAISTVDSVEIYSHYPDLKALEQYYHYQTINGEKVELQVYYECLCPDCTSFHLGPLDDVYKKIGSYIDLKLYPYGNAKRTEENGRTIITCQHGPAECYGNKLHACAIDILKDISKAEFYNSCMMNGTWGGRGSTDMDATNCGQSMVINSKPIIACAKSKRGEDLLEYYGQETDRLINKQYVPWVLINGELFDTDDDLMKKICETLSNSPPPCAELRD, from the exons ATGTTATCATATTCCAAGTGCTTGTTTTGTTTGTTGGCTATTAGCACCGTAGATAGTGTTG AAATCTACTCACACTATCCGGATCTCAAAGCCCTTGAACAATATTATCACTATCAG ACAATAAATGGAGAAAAAGTTGAACTGCAGGTGTATTACGAATGCCTATGCCCTGACTGCACATCATTTCATCTAGGCCCTTTAGACGACGTATACAAGAAAATCGGATCTTACATAGATCTCAAATTATATCCGTATGGAAATGCCAAG AGAACAGAAGAAAATGGGAGAACCATAATAACCTGCCAGCACGGACCAGCCGAGTGTTACGGGAACAAGTTACATGCATGCGCCATCGACATACTGAAGGACATCAGTAAAGCAGAGTTCTACAACTCCTGTATGATGAACGGGACGTGGGGAGGCAGAGGATCCACTGATATGGACGCTACTAAT TGTGGACAGTCAATGGTAATCAATTCAAAGCCGATCATCGCATGCGCTAAAAGTAAACGAGGTGAAGATCTTCTGGAATATTACGGACAAGAAACAGATAGGCTGATAAACAAACAATACGTGCCCTGGGTACTGATAAACGGAGAGCTGTTTGACACCGATGACGATTTGATGAAGAAAATCTGTGAAACTTTGAGCAATTCGCCACCTCCGTGTGCAGAATTAAGGGATTAA